One genomic segment of Fundulus heteroclitus isolate FHET01 unplaced genomic scaffold, MU-UCD_Fhet_4.1 scaffold_88, whole genome shotgun sequence includes these proteins:
- the LOC118562352 gene encoding uncharacterized protein LOC118562352: protein MAILAPVVTLEPMVTPEDIILMQQEAVFTPAQSQSVFSSATQLNVLHSSNSVPRSPALGSTFFSSATQLNVLHSSNSVPRSPALGSTFFSSATQLNVLHSSNSVPRSPALGSTFFSSATQLNVLHSSNSVPRSPALGSTFFSSATQLNDLQLCTQLHGLQLCNPASRSSALLPRSTIFSSATQLHGLQLCNHAPRSSAQQLSSTVFSSATPLHDLQLCNPAPRSSAQQLRSTVFSSVTLLNAFKSFAPESVSPCSSC, encoded by the exons ATGGCTATCTTGGCACCAGTGGTCACCTTGGAACCAATGGTGACACCAGAAGACATCATTTTGATGCAGCAGGAAGCAG tgttcactccagctcagtctcagtCTGTCTTCAGTTCCGCCACTCAGCTCAACGTTCTTCACtccagcaactcagttccacgttcTCCAGCTCTCGGTTCCACGTTCTTCAGTTCCGCCACTCAGCTCAACGTTCTTCACtccagcaactcagttccacgttcTCCAGCTCTCGGTTCCACGTTCTTCAG TTCCGCCACTCAGCTCAACGTTCTTCACtccagcaactcagttccacgttcTCCAGCTCTCGGTTCCACGTTCTTCAGTTCCGCCACTCAGCTCAACGTTCTTCACtccagcaactcagttccacgttcTCCAGCTCTCGGTTCCACGTTCTTCAGTTCCGCCACTCAGCTCAACGATCTTCAACTCTGCACTCAgctccacggtcttcagctctgcaaccCCGCTTCACGATCTTCAGCTCTGCTACCCCGCTCCACGATCTTCAGCTcagcaactcagctccacggtcttcagctctgcaaccacgctccacgatcttcagctcagcaactcagctccacggtcttcagctctgcaaccCCGCTTCACGATCTTCAGCTCTGCAACCCCGCTCCACGATCTTCAGCTCAGCAACTCCgctccacggtcttcagctctgtaACTCTGCTCAACGCGTTCAAGTCCTTCGCTCCCGAGTCAGTCTCCCCGTGTTCCTCCTGctag